From Candidatus Nezhaarchaeota archaeon:
CTATAGGCATGAGCTTTCAGGAAATCCTCAGGGACCTCATGAAGACTTTTGGAATAGACCCTAGGTCTCTCTCGAGGTACGTTAGCGGTATAATTACATCATCAGCAGCACTCCTACTAGGACTAGATAGAGAGGCTCTCAAGTACGGATTTGAGCGCGTTTTCGCCGCTAGAGCTAAGCTCGTAGAGCAGAACATGTACATAGCGAACTCCGTGTGGAGAGAGCTGAAGTCTTACGAAGGCCTGCTGGGACTGGAGTACCCGGAAATGGGGCTTAGCGAAGTGTTGGTAGCTACCGGTAACGACGTAGTAGCTATTGCTAAGATAGTTGCTGGTTTAAGGTACCAGAGCTACTACCCGATAACGCCGGCGGCGGACGAAAGCTTCTTCCTAGAGAAGTACGAGGTAAGTGAAGTAGATGGAGCTATTGTCGGACCTATCGTCGTTATTCAGACGGAGGATGAGATTGCCGCTATAAACTCAGCTATAGGTGCTTCACTAGCTGGTGTTAGGAGTTCTACAGCTACTAGCGGTCCCGGCTTTGACCTAATGGTTGAAGGTATTAGCTGGGCCGGTATGAATGAGGCCCCGGTAGTTATAACCTACTACCAGCGGGGAGGTCCCAGCACCGGGCTGCCGACTAGGGGTAGTCAGAGCGACCTACTGAGCTCGGTATTCGCGGCTCACGGAGAGTTCGCTAAGGTTGTGATATCTTCCGGTGACCACCTAGACGCTTTCTACGACACGATACTGGCTTTCAACGTAGCTGAGAAGTACCAGCTACCGGTTATACACCTACTAGATAAGTTCTTAGCGAACTCGACCGCGACTATACCGCTACCGGACCTAAATAGAGTAAGAATTGAGCGAGGTTTAAAGCCCATCCCACCGGGTGCTTACAAGCGCTTCGATCTTGA
This genomic window contains:
- a CDS encoding 2-oxoacid:acceptor oxidoreductase subunit alpha, which codes for MKTFGIDPRSLSRYVSGIITSSAALLLGLDREALKYGFERVFAARAKLVEQNMYIANSVWRELKSYEGLLGLEYPEMGLSEVLVATGNDVVAIAKIVAGLRYQSYYPITPAADESFFLEKYEVSEVDGAIVGPIVVIQTEDEIAAINSAIGASLAGVRSSTATSGPGFDLMVEGISWAGMNEAPVVITYYQRGGPSTGLPTRGSQSDLLSSVFAAHGEFAKVVISSGDHLDAFYDTILAFNVAEKYQLPVIHLLDKFLANSTATIPLPDLNRVRIERGLKPIPPGAYKRFDLEALVSPRAPLGTPGVIMWYTGDEHDEFGHISEEPENRVRMYSKRIEKLRLVDEEVPGDLKLRVYGGEGEDFCLIGWGSVKGVALDAIDEIAKRGFRGIYVDVKMLWPFPRRELLEVLRRNNFSSVVAVEHSYGVNIADLAAMAAGVQIKKRIAKFTGRPIA